From Bacteroidota bacterium:
AGGTTAAGGTAGGCGGGATTGCCGAAGTAGAGGCTGCGCTTAATCATCTTTTTGATTTATTTATTTTCGGAAGCTGAGTGTTGATAAAATCATTTAGTGCACAAACAGTGATGTTCCCTGTTTTGGTATAGGTATCCCCGTCAGGTATAATGATAAAATTATTTGTTGTTTTCAGGTCGTTTACACAGGAATAAAATCCTTTTGAGATTTGTGGCGCGTTCGAGCGTTTAATTTCGATGCAGGCCATAGGGGTTATCCCTTTTACCAAAACCAGATCGCATTCGGCATCCTGGTGTGTGCGGTAATAAAACGCGCGTAAGGTGTCGGGGATCGATTGCAACACTTGTTCTATAACATAACCTTCCCACGATGCTCCCACATGGGTATATCCCTGAAGCGCGTCAAAGTTTTGAATGTTACAGAGGCGGTGCAGCAAACCGGTATCGCGGATATAAATTTTAGGCGCTTTAACCAGGCGTTTCTTCGCGTTCACAAACCATGCCGGCAGCCTGCGTACAAGGTAAGCCCCTTCCAGATAGTCCAGGTACCGGGTTGCTGTATGATTGCTTATGCCCATAGCTCTTCCGAATGAACTGGCATTCCATATACTTCCATGCGCGTGCGCTATCATCGACCAGAAATTTCGTAATTGAACAGGCGTAAAGTCAATGCCAAAAAAATGTGAAAGGTCGCGCTCTACATACGAATTGATAAAATCGCCCGCCCATCTGCCGTACTCGCTGTCATTTTTCGCGGTAAGCGATCTTGGGAATCCACCCCTGAACCAATGCCGGGCCATAGGTATTTTATGCCGCAAAGCTTCCTGTAATGTTACGGGCGGCAGTTCGTGGTACGCTACCCTTCCGGCCAGCGACTCGGAAACACCTCTTACTAATGCGGGATTTGCGGAACCTAACAGGAGAAAGCGTCCCGGTTTTCTTTTCATGTCAATTAACGGGCGAAGCCAGGTGAACAGCGCGGGCAGTTGCTGCACCTCGTCAATAATTACGCATTTGTCGCTATGAGGTTCAAGATAACTGAATCCGTCCGACATTTTTGTGATGTCTGTCGGGTTTTCCAGGTCGAGGTAAAGACATTTCTTTTTTAATTTT
This genomic window contains:
- a CDS encoding ATP-binding protein translates to MIKRIHEQGLLESLRFQPATVILGPRQVGKTTLAKTIAKKLKKKCLYLDLENPTDITKMSDGFSYLEPHSDKCVIIDEVQQLPALFTWLRPLIDMKRKPGRFLLLGSANPALVRGVSESLAGRVAYHELPPVTLQEALRHKIPMARHWFRGGFPRSLTAKNDSEYGRWAGDFINSYVERDLSHFFGIDFTPVQLRNFWSMIAHAHGSIWNASSFGRAMGISNHTATRYLDYLEGAYLVRRLPAWFVNAKKRLVKAPKIYIRDTGLLHRLCNIQNFDALQGYTHVGASWEGYVIEQVLQSIPDTLRAFYYRTHQDAECDLVLVKGITPMACIEIKRSNAPQISKGFYSCVNDLKTTNNFIIIPDGDTYTKTGNITVCALNDFINTQLPKINKSKR